From Elaeis guineensis isolate ETL-2024a chromosome 16, EG11, whole genome shotgun sequence, a single genomic window includes:
- the LOC105059283 gene encoding protein LPA3, with amino-acid sequence MPISSSSIPRVPLPAISSLCNQNRHFGGKRRDPKKMATSIHLVVCSLSRDRSNPVELDVRFPADYSQLLEQAKEATELALKDKKQLLEVEFPTSGLESVPGDGEGGIEMTESMQLIRGFCDRLIVPEKATRTRVFFPEANEVDFARQSVFGGTSLRLDYLTKPSLFEDFGFISKVKMADRVKPEDEIFLVAYPYFNVNEMLVVEELYKEAVVNTDRKLIIFNGELDRIRSGYYPPFFYPKLAALAKTFLPKLETVYYVHNFKGRNGGTLFRSYPGPWTVLRKIGGRYICLHQQEEMPSLKEVALNILPSA; translated from the exons ATGCCAATCTCCAGCTCGTCCATTCCTAGGGTTCCATTACCTGCTATTTCTTCCCTTTGCAACCAG AATCGGCATTTTGGTGGCAAAAGACGTGACCCAAAAAAGATGGCAACAAGCATTCATTTGGTTGTGTGTTCCCTCTCCCGAGACCGCAGCAATCCGGTTGAACTGGACGTGAGGTTCCCTGCCGATTACTCCCAGCTTCTCGAGCAG GCAAAAGAAGCAACTGAATTGGCTCTGAAAGACAAGAAGCAGTTGCTG GAGGTTGAGTTTCCTACTTCTGGCCTAGAATCTGTACCAG GTGATGGTGAGGGAGGTATTGAAATGACAGAAAGCATGCAGCTGATTAGAGGTTTTTGTGATCGCTTGATAGTTCCAGAGAAAGCTACACGGACAAGAGTT TTCTTCCCAGAAGCAAATGAAGTGGATTTTGCAAGACAATCTGTCTTTGGAGGAACCTCACTCAGGCTTGATTATCTGACAAAACCATCATTATTTGAAGACTTTGGTTTTATTTCCAAGGTTAAAATGGCAGATCGTGTGAAACCAGAAGATGAAATATTCTTAGTTGCTTATCCCTATTTTAATGTCAATG AAATGCTTGTGGTGGAAGAGCTATACAAGGAAGCGGTCGTAAATACTGATAGAAAGCTAATCATATTCAACGGAGAGTTGGATAGGATAAGAAGTGGAT ATTATCCGCCATTTTTCTATCCCAAGCTGGCAGCACTTGCCAAAACTTTCCTTCCCAAGTTGGAGACGGTATATTATGTTCACAACTTCAAAGGGCGCAATGGAGGAACACTGTTCAG GTCATATCCTGGCCCCTGGACAGTATTGAGAAAAATTGGTGGTAGATATATCTGTTTGCATCAGCAGGAAGAAATGCCATCCCTGAAGGAAGTTGCCCTCAACATTCTTCCATCAGCTTGA